ATCACACCTCCATCAATGAGCAGCTCCTTTATCTTCCTGATATATCTATCTAGCTCACTAAGAGGCAAGTGCTCTATAACCTCAAACATTGTAATTACATCAAACTGCCCTATGTTCTGAGGCAGATTTTCTAGATCCGTATTTATTAACTCTACCCTGCTGTCCACTCTAAATAACTTCCCTGCAGAAGCAATCTTCGCTGAATCTGGCTCCAGCGCTATAGCCTCTTTGAATCTAGAATCTTCCAATATGAAAGCAAGCTTAGAACCGTCTCCAGTTCCAATATCCAAAACTCGCCCCTTGATATAACTCTTTATCACAGCTGCCAAATCCAAACTGATTTTATAATTACATTCTTTCTTTATCACTCTATATTAACCCCTCGGCTCTTAACTTATTATAAACGTCATCAACGCTGATGCTCTTTAAGCAGTCCAACCCTCTAAGGCATTCTATGCTACTCCTGCTTGAGTAGAAGGGGTACTTTAAGCAAGGGGCACAATCAATCTTACTTATTATATAAGAGCTC
This genomic window from Candidatus Kaelpia aquatica contains:
- a CDS encoding class I SAM-dependent methyltransferase, which encodes MIKKECNYKISLDLAAVIKSYIKGRVLDIGTGDGSKLAFILEDSRFKEAIALEPDSAKIASAGKLFRVDSRVELINTDLENLPQNIGQFDVITMFEVIEHLPLSELDRYIRKIKELLIDGGVIIISSPNRCIYRLICNIGLDSPEPTHLSEMNWLELRRVMKRYFTEQIFKGVLPGMNIARRGPLLYGLFSILNKNFSNLAISRALYWIGKK